A window from Streptomyces sp. NBC_00335 encodes these proteins:
- a CDS encoding aspartate aminotransferase family protein has translation MTGFDLGELLAERGGERYELHARHLNHQLPRMLHTIGFDKVYVRAEGAHFWDAEGNDYLDMLAGFGVMGLGRHHPVVRQALHDVLDAQLADLTRFDCQPLPGLLAEKLLSHSPHLDRVFFGNSGTEAVETALKFARYATGRPRVLYCDHAFHGLTTGALSVNGEAGFRDGFAPLLPDTKVALGDLAALERELKKGDVAALVVEPIQGKGVLAAPPGYLLAAQELLHRRGALLIADEVQTGLGRTGDFYAYQHEAGVEPDLVCVAKALSGGYVPVGATLGKDWIFKKVYSSMDRVLVHSASFGSNAQAMAAGLAVLSVMEDEEVVAHARAMGDLLRGRLAALVDEYELLHEVRGRGLMIGIEFGRPSSLGLRSRWSMLQAARKGLFAQMVVVPLLQKHRILTQVSGDHLEVIKLIPPLIVDEADVDRFVGAFRAVMDEAHGGGALMWDFGRTLVRQAVANR, from the coding sequence ATGACCGGCTTCGACCTCGGCGAGCTGCTGGCCGAGCGGGGTGGCGAGCGGTACGAACTGCACGCCCGCCACCTCAACCACCAGCTGCCCCGGATGCTGCACACCATCGGCTTCGACAAGGTCTACGTGCGGGCCGAGGGAGCCCACTTCTGGGATGCCGAGGGCAACGACTACCTCGACATGCTGGCCGGCTTCGGAGTGATGGGCCTGGGCCGCCACCACCCGGTGGTCAGGCAGGCCCTGCACGACGTGCTGGACGCCCAGCTCGCCGACCTGACCCGCTTCGACTGCCAGCCGCTGCCCGGGCTGCTGGCCGAGAAGCTGCTCTCCCACAGTCCGCACCTGGACCGGGTCTTCTTCGGCAACAGCGGCACCGAGGCGGTGGAGACCGCCCTGAAGTTCGCCCGGTACGCCACCGGGCGGCCCAGGGTCCTCTACTGCGACCACGCCTTCCACGGGCTCACCACGGGCGCGCTCTCGGTCAACGGCGAGGCCGGCTTCCGCGACGGCTTCGCCCCGCTGCTGCCGGACACCAAGGTCGCCCTCGGAGACCTGGCCGCGCTGGAGCGGGAGCTGAAGAAGGGGGACGTGGCGGCCCTCGTCGTGGAGCCGATCCAGGGCAAGGGGGTGCTCGCCGCCCCGCCCGGGTACCTGCTCGCCGCACAGGAGCTGCTGCACCGGCGGGGGGCGCTGCTGATCGCGGACGAGGTGCAGACCGGCCTCGGACGGACCGGCGACTTCTACGCCTACCAGCACGAGGCCGGAGTCGAACCGGACCTGGTGTGCGTGGCCAAGGCGCTCTCCGGCGGCTACGTGCCCGTCGGCGCGACCCTGGGCAAGGACTGGATCTTCAAGAAGGTCTACTCCTCCATGGACCGGGTGCTCGTCCACTCCGCCAGCTTCGGCTCCAACGCCCAGGCGATGGCGGCCGGACTCGCCGTCCTGTCCGTCATGGAGGACGAGGAGGTGGTGGCCCACGCCCGCGCGATGGGCGACCTGCTGCGCGGGCGGCTGGCCGCGCTCGTGGACGAGTACGAACTGCTCCACGAGGTACGGGGCCGCGGGCTGATGATCGGCATCGAGTTCGGCCGGCCGTCCTCGCTGGGCCTGCGGAGCCGCTGGAGCATGCTGCAGGCGGCGCGCAAGGGGCTGTTCGCGCAGATGGTGGTGGTGCCGCTGCTGCAGAAGCACCGGATCCTCACCCAGGTCTCCGGCGACCACCTGGAAGTGATCAAGCTGATCCCGCCGCTGATCGTGGACGAGGCGGACGTCGACCGCTTCGTCGGCGCCTTCCGCGCGGTCATGGACGAGGCCCACGGCGGCGGCGCGCTGATGTGGGACTTCGGCCGGACACTGGTGAGGCAGGCCGTCGCCAACCGCTGA